The stretch of DNA TTTGGGGATAAAACGCAGCGAAGCACTGTTGATGCAATAACGCAGACCGCCACTTTCTTTAGGTCCATCGTTGAAGACATGTCCTAAATGAGCATGGCCTTTAGTGCTGCGCACCTCAGTTCGAGTCATTCCATGCGAGTGGTCTTCTGTTTTCTGGAGCAAATGATTGTCGATGGGTTTGGAGAAAGCGGGCCATCCGCAACCCGAGTCGAACTTGTCGGTAGAGAGGAAAAGCGGTTCGCCCGTGGTCACATCGACGTAAATACCTTCGCGAAACTCATGGTCGTATTCGTTATTGAACGGTTGTTCGGTGGCCGCTCGCTGCGTCACCTCATACTGTATCGGCGTGAGACGAGACCTTAGCTCCGCATCCGTTGGTCGAACGTAAGCCCTGGGCTTCTCTTCCGGCTTGTTCGCTTTGCGCGCCAACTCGAAAAGAGCTTTGGGAAGATGACAATAGCCTCCAGGATTTTTCTCTAAATAATCCTGATGATATTCCTCCGCCGCATAAAAATTCTTTAGCGGCAACACCTCGACCATGAGGCGTCGATGGAGCTTTTTGCTCAGCTTAGAGAGCTCGGCTTGAATGAGCGGCCCGTCGGCAGGGTCGGAATAATAGACACCTGTGCGATATTGCGTTCCGATGTCGTTGCCCTGTTGGTTGAGTGTGGTCGGGTCGATCGAGAGGAAGTAGAGTTGCAAGAGCATCGAGAGCGGCAGCACATCCGGCTGATACACCACCTGCACAGCCTCTGCAAAGCCCGTGCGATGAGAGCACACCTGCTCGTAAGACGGGTTTTTGCCATTACCATTGGCATAGCCCGTTTGGGTGTTGAGCACTCCGTTGATTTGTTTGAGGAAATGTTCCGTGCCCCAAAAGCATCCTCCGGCGAGATAGATCTCCGCCTGTTGATGAGTTGTTTGATTCATTGTTTCGTTTGTTTTCATCCGATTCTTTCCGCTGCCTGCGCAGCAAATGAAACATGTGCAGGCAAACCATGTTGCCATGTTTAAAGAAAATCGTCTCATTCTCTTTTTGTTGTTAGTTGATAGCAAAACTACAAAAAAAAGACAAGTTGGCCAATATTGCAGGCAAAAAAGAGTATGGCA from Prevotella sp. oral taxon 475 encodes:
- the msrB gene encoding peptide-methionine (R)-S-oxide reductase MsrB; translation: MNQTTHQQAEIYLAGGCFWGTEHFLKQINGVLNTQTGYANGNGKNPSYEQVCSHRTGFAEAVQVVYQPDVLPLSMLLQLYFLSIDPTTLNQQGNDIGTQYRTGVYYSDPADGPLIQAELSKLSKKLHRRLMVEVLPLKNFYAAEEYHQDYLEKNPGGYCHLPKALFELARKANKPEEKPRAYVRPTDAELRSRLTPIQYEVTQRAATEQPFNNEYDHEFREGIYVDVTTGEPLFLSTDKFDSGCGWPAFSKPIDNHLLQKTEDHSHGMTRTEVRSTKGHAHLGHVFNDGPKESGGLRYCINSASLRFIPKADMEKEGYGAYLKLL